One Xenopus tropicalis strain Nigerian chromosome 8, UCB_Xtro_10.0, whole genome shotgun sequence genomic window carries:
- the tmem141 gene encoding transmembrane protein 141 isoform X2, producing the protein MGSKQKLPRIPCSKDTGRELQTGAREREMGLAEYAGCQSHAFMKGVGTFITGSGAAFVVQKALNTRLPYPLQWSILLSVVAGSVASYAITRRETQRCSDLWMYLEAADPPPAPGPVSVFQGPRCRSPQKGRGINMEMLWNKEDQ; encoded by the exons ATGGGAAGTAAACAGAAactacccagaatcccttgcaGCAAGGACACAGGAAGGGAATTACAGACCggggcaagagagagagagatg GGCTTGGCGGAATACGCCGGCTGCCAGTCCCACGCCTTCATGAAGGGGGTCGGCACCTTTATCACAG GAAGCGGAGCTGCGTTTGTGGTGCAGAAGGCGCTGAACACCCGGCTGCCCTACCCCCTGCAGTGGAGCATCCTGCTGTCTGTGG TTGCAGGCTCAGTAGCGAGCTACGCCATAACGAGGAGGGAAACCCAAAGATGTTCGGACCTGTGGATGTACCTGGAGGCTGCTGACCCCCCTCCGGCCCCGGGGCCAG TCTCTGTGTTTCAGGGGCCCCGCTGTCGCTCCCCCCAGAAGGGAAGAGGAATAAATATGGAGATGTTGTGGAATAAAGAGGACCAATAG
- the tmem141 gene encoding transmembrane protein 141 isoform X1 produces MGSKQKLPRIPCSKDTGRELQTGAREREMVNVGLSHVEDAVAAKHPGLAEYAGCQSHAFMKGVGTFITGSGAAFVVQKALNTRLPYPLQWSILLSVVAGSVASYAITRRETQRCSDLWMYLEAADPPPAPGPVSVFQGPRCRSPQKGRGINMEMLWNKEDQ; encoded by the exons ATGGGAAGTAAACAGAAactacccagaatcccttgcaGCAAGGACACAGGAAGGGAATTACAGACCggggcaagagagagagagatggtgAATGTGGGGCTGTCTCATGTGGAGGATGCTGTGGCCGCCAAGCACCCA GGCTTGGCGGAATACGCCGGCTGCCAGTCCCACGCCTTCATGAAGGGGGTCGGCACCTTTATCACAG GAAGCGGAGCTGCGTTTGTGGTGCAGAAGGCGCTGAACACCCGGCTGCCCTACCCCCTGCAGTGGAGCATCCTGCTGTCTGTGG TTGCAGGCTCAGTAGCGAGCTACGCCATAACGAGGAGGGAAACCCAAAGATGTTCGGACCTGTGGATGTACCTGGAGGCTGCTGACCCCCCTCCGGCCCCGGGGCCAG TCTCTGTGTTTCAGGGGCCCCGCTGTCGCTCCCCCCAGAAGGGAAGAGGAATAAATATGGAGATGTTGTGGAATAAAGAGGACCAATAG
- the tmem141 gene encoding transmembrane protein 141 yields the protein MVNVGLSHVEDAVAAKHPGLAEYAGCQSHAFMKGVGTFITGSGAAFVVQKALNTRLPYPLQWSILLSVVAGSVASYAITRRETQRCSDLWMYLEAADPPPAPGPGAPLSLPPEGKRNKYGDVVE from the exons atggtgAATGTGGGGCTGTCTCATGTGGAGGATGCTGTGGCCGCCAAGCACCCA GGCTTGGCGGAATACGCCGGCTGCCAGTCCCACGCCTTCATGAAGGGGGTCGGCACCTTTATCACAG GAAGCGGAGCTGCGTTTGTGGTGCAGAAGGCGCTGAACACCCGGCTGCCCTACCCCCTGCAGTGGAGCATCCTGCTGTCTGTGG TTGCAGGCTCAGTAGCGAGCTACGCCATAACGAGGAGGGAAACCCAAAGATGTTCGGACCTGTGGATGTACCTGGAGGCTGCTGACCCCCCTCCGGCCCCGGGGCCAG GGGCCCCGCTGTCGCTCCCCCCAGAAGGGAAGAGGAATAAATATGGAGATGTTGTGGAATAA